The sequence GATCTTCTGAGGCCATAAAGGCCTAGATTTCTCTTTAATGAATCAATTCAATTAAATATAGTCtgatttcatttacttattgacaaatattttacctaaaagcaaaaatagaataATTCATTATGAAATCTCACCAAAAATCAGACTTTGGGTAATTTTTAATATCAAAAGCCAATTAACAagtaaatcaatcaataaatcaGGAAATAATAGAAATGATATTGTTGTAATGTTTCTTAAACAGTCTGTCTTTTAGAAATACACACTGAAACATTTATGGATGAAATAGTATAATAGATACGCTTCATAGCGGGGCAAGTAGGTGGGAATATAGGTGAAACGACTGAATATGAGTTAATAATCAGTGAATCTGGGTGATGGAtacattttctctactttttatgTTTGAAATGTTCTATAATAAAAAGCTTTTTATAAAGAACActcaagaaaattaagaaaataattatattctcTTTAGGAATACCTAATACTACTTAATAAGAGCAACAAACATACAACCCTTCTATATTTGAACCAAATGtcatggaaaaatacaaacaaggtcaaattaaaagtaaaacaatcaCTGTACACGTATAGGCCACATGAAAAACCTGACTGTTGATAAACAAGTGGCAACTGAAGTAACAATCAGATTATCGAAGAAGTTTCAACAGGAAGCGACAAAAAAATTTACAACATTCGCTTTCACATGGCTTCTTAGAACTCCGGCTAGGCAGCTCTGCTAGCATTTCTACCTGTGGGTGCAGGAGTTATTTGGTCTGTTCACATGAGCAGGTTTGTCTCTGGGTGTACACCCACTGCAGGATGTGTATATCAAGTaagtatgtctgtgtgtgtgagccAGTTTGTATGTGTACACGTTTGCCCATGAgtgggtgtctgtgtgtgcaAGAGTGAGTCTGTATATGTGGGCAGTTTTTATCTTTGTATTTGGTTGTACTTGCATAATGCTAGGGTGTGTGTATAAGTGTGcctctgtatatgtgtgtgtacatgtgtgtgttgtTGTGGGTATATGTCTGTATGTGAGTGAGAGTGTGTATGTCAATGGGTATTTGTTTATGTGCCAGGATGTACATATCTGCATTAGTGAGTGTGTCTAATCTATGTGAGAGATTTGAATTGGTGTCTGTGTTAgagggtgtgtgtatgtgagcaGTTTTGTACTTGCCTGTTTTTTCTCCATGCAAATATATCTGTGGGTATCTGAGGAGGATTGCATCTGTGTTTATACatacctatgtgtgtgtgtgtgcacctgtgtcTCAGGGTTCAAGGGCATGTGAGCATGCTGGCATATGTAAGTGGCTTTGAATCTGAGTGTTAATGTGTATAATGGTGTTTGTATATGTAATGGTATCTGCATGTGTGAGAGTTTGTGTACATAAATGAGAGGATTTGAATAATTGAGTATGTTGAGTCAATGCATAatatgtgtctgtgtgagtgACTGCATGTGTGAATCTGTCAGTGTGTGAgagttcatgtgtgtgtgtgtgtctatgtatatGTTAGGGGAGTTATAATTGTGGTTTTATGGACcattgcatatatatgtgtgtgtgtgtgtgtgagtgtctgTGTATATGAGCAATTTGCAGCCCTGTCATACCCAATGTCCTCTTTTATGTAACATATTCTCTAACACCCTTTTCTATCCAGAAATTAAGTTCTTAGATAATAGAATCTATCTGCacataaaatttcaaaagaaaatccaCATAGTGCCTTAactataaataagaaataaaaattaagtgacttataagaaaataatttgtgttAAATTATATAAATGCTTTTGGGTGTGGCAATCCCCAATGAGGCTTGTAACGTCTTACAATGAGTAGATGTGGAtttgggaggagggagggataTCAGAAGCTGCTCCTTGCACAAAGTGCAAGAAAATGACAGGCAGCGACCAAGGGATTAGATTTTGTGAAATGGTGAACAACTCCAAGGAAAGTTCACCACAAAGCAAAGTACAGTCTTTCCTTGATTTACACAATAGCCACACTCCTGTACAATTCAGAGTATATTAAAACCATGGAGGAAAATTGTGTTTATCTATGAAGTAGAGTTAGATTATAGGTTCAGTAAATTACAAGTCCAAAGTCCTTGGGGATGCGAGACATGTTGGCTGTGTGGTATTACCTTTCATATTGCTGGATGGCCAGCATCCATGCCCCAGACCTCTGAATGTTAAAGGACACCCACACACCCCAggattgtgacaaccaaaaatgcccCTATACATCCAAAATGTCCCCTTGGGGACAGTAATGCCTTTGTTGAGGAGGAAGCACTGGAGTTTAGGCAGGGCACGCTTTGTACCTccatgtgtctctgtgtgtgtatctctgtatgtgtgcacgtgtgccaATGTCCCTAGGCACACATATGTTGATGTCCCTAGTATGAGCTGCTTGCTGTTTGTGAGTCTCTATAGCAATAGGATATGTGTTTGTGTGAGTCCATGAGTGTGTAGATGTCTGTGTATGAGGGTGTCTGGGCacaggcaggtgtgtgtgtgctatgtgcatgtgcacacaccgTTAGCCTCACCTGGGCCTGGACTGTGGCTGTCAGTCTCTACTGATAGGAGAGCCCTCTCCTTATTTATTAACACCATCTCCCCAACTTTCATGGCAACAGCAGGCTTTTAATTTGTTTGCTactattgtttcattttgttttgtttttgtcttgttttagTTTTCACCAAGACTCTGGGCTACACGTTACCCACCTTCTCCGTCTTAGTGTGtctatctccctctctctctctccatctttatTTCTGTCTCGCTCTaactccatctctgtctctcttcaTCTCCTTCTTTCTCACTTCTCACCTGTctgtttctttatatctttttctctctttccttccccacattatcctccccctctctccttccctgtctctctgtctcttttctgtcTGTCTTGCGCACTCtctccctctgtgtgtgtgtctgtctgtctctgtctctgtctcttttttttttcattctccctttctctcttcttcccctttctatttctgtctctTCCATACTGTGTGAGGCTGTCCCCCCTTTCTCTGGTgctctctgtctttctccctcctacatctctgtctttttctctcacaCACATGCCTGTCTTTCTCTGTCACTCTCTGTGTACTCTCTGACTCCCTcttacattctctctctctgtccataTCACTTTTCCCCTGCCTCCCCTCAAGTCTAAGATGCAGGCAATTGGCTGGTCCACAGTTCTTTGGGGGCTATCAGGCCTTGAGGGGCCAAAAGGGGGCCCACTCCCCTACTTCTCTCCAGCCCCTCTCCTAACACCCTCTCAAAGCCTGCTGGTATAGGCTCTGAGACTTTGAGGTGCCATCAAAAAGCCTGGCCCCAGGTGGCTATGACAGGCGTGGTTGGATTGAGCTGGGAAGCAGTGCAGAGAAGAGTTAGAAAGATGTCTACTCCAACCCTACTTCCCCCAACCTCCAGCTAATCTCCAGCCCTGGTAGTCATTCTGAGCTTCTCCAGCTTCTGCCAAGTGGCTGTGCTGCCATCCCTCTGGGACTTGCCCTGTTATCACATCCTTATgtccctctgcccccagcctgcACACACCAGAAGCTCTCCTATTTTTTCCTTGTGCCAGATGCACACCCTACACCTCTCTTTCAGCCAAATTCTACCTGGATGCCTTCAGGAAGCCCTCTCTGACCTACCAGTCCATTTAGTCCTTCTGTCAACTAATTTgacatattttttattgagagcCTACCATGTGCTATGTACCACTCCTCTAGATGAGCGTGTGTGTTCATTTTAATAGGGTAAGGCAGGCCATAAACCAAACtaaaagtaaattatataatgtgttagaAGGGATAAgatctatgaagaaaaataaagcaagggaaGGGGCATAGGAGTGCTGTTTTCTCTGGACTGTATTATTGCAGGAGCCTCCTAAGTAGTCTCCCTACTTGCACCCTTTGTTCCACATGGTCTGTTCTCCTCACAAACAGCAAACTAGATCCTGTTAAATCCTAAGTCATGCCATGTCTCTCCTCTGCCCAAGACCCTCTCATGACTCCCATCTCACCCAGAGTAAAAGTCAAAGTGCTCACCATGGCCCACGTGATCTGACCTCATCACTTTTCTGACCTCACCTCCTAACACTCTCTCCCTTGCTCAGTCTGTTCCACTGACACTGGCCTTGCTCTTCCTCAAATGTGCCAGGTATAATCCCccctcagggcctttgctctggctgttccctctgcctggacttCTCTTCCTCCAGATATTTACCTTGCtaactccctcacctccttcaggtctttgctcagatgacacctcctccatgaagccttcccttTGCACCCCATCTAAAATTGCACCCCCCCACCTTAGCACTTCTTAtcccctttccctgctttatttttattcttaggaaCTTATCAGCATCTCAGATACTATACTTTACTTATGTATATTCTTTATtatctagaatataagctctgaAAGGGCGGGGACCTTGTCTGTCTGGTTCACAGCTATATctacagtgcctagaacagtgccctgGAACACAgtggatgctcaataaacatttttgaatgaatgaatgaatgaatacacacaGGCAGGCATATATCTTTATATTCACACATACCCCCCCATCTCACTAAAAGTAAAAGCAAAGTCATCACCATGACCCACAAGACCCTACATGATCTGGCCTCTGGACAGATCTCACTTCCTACCACTGATCTTACTGACCTACCACTGTCTCCCTCACTCACTCtattccagccacactggccttccaGCTATTCCTCGAGCATACTAGCACATTCTTGATCACGAGTAAAGAAATCCATTTAGTGAGTGGCTATCagcattttttgaaaaatgaaatagaataggaAAGAATGGAGTACATTACACATAGGGTCAGTACTATTTTGTGAAACTTTTGGTTTaggggtgtgcgtgtgtgtgtgtgtgtgtgtgtgtgtgtgtgtgtgtgtgtgtgttggttgttatgtaaaatgtattttttactaTGGGTGGCAGGCAAAAGTGTTCAAAGAACACAGCATTAGGGCTTTACAAAGGGGAAGAAGGGCTGCACCAACATCTCCACCTCACAGACCTACCAATGGAGGAAACAGGTAACCAAGGACATCCAGAGAGATGAAGCACCCTAACCCAGTAAAGAGGGGTTAGGAGCAGGAGTGGGCCAGGGGCAGGGCCTAACACCAGCCAGGGAGTAAGTGGGGAGGCCACAAAGACACACTAACACTGCCTCTTCTGTTTCTCCCTCACCTTTCCTTTCCATCCGTTTCTCACTGTGTCTCTtatgtttctttcttcctctctctctctgtccctccctctccccactccctctccttctctgtctGTGTTTGCCATGTCTCTCTGGCTTGGTCTCTGTCTCTCCTTATTCTTTCTCATCCCCTCTATTTCTGTCTCAATTTCTATGCATGTATATCtctgtcaccatttttctacctctttaatctctctctttcattcccactttgtctctgtgtctgtgtttttctctctctgtttctccccTGCCctcatctctccatctctctgtgtctgtccccCCCCACCACCTTTTCCCCATTTGCAGGTGCAGGATAGCTGATGGAGTCCCCCAGAGGCCGTGGAGTACCAGACTGGTTGACCCCGTAGGGTTAGGAGTAGCCCCTGCCCCTCAGTATGGCCAACACCACTGGAGAGCCTGAAGAGGTGAGCGGCGCACTGTCCCCACCGTCAGCATCAGCTTATGTGAAACTGGTGCTGCTGGGACTGATCATGTGCGTGAGCCTGGCAGGCAATGCTATCTTGTCCCTGCTGGTGCTCAAGGAGCGTGCCCTGCACAAGGCTCCTTACTACTTTCTGCTGGACCTGTGCCTGGCCGATGGCATACGCTCTGCAGTCTGCTTCCCTTTTGTGTTGGCTTCTGTGCGCCATGGCTCCTCGTGGACCTTCAGTGCACTCAGCTGCAAGATCGTGGCCTTTATGGCTGTGCTCTTTTGCTTCCACGCGGCCTTCATGCTGTTCTGCATCAGCGTCACCCGCTACATGGCCATCGCCCACCACCGCTTCTACGCCAAGCGCATGACACTCTGGACATGCGCAGCTGTCATCTGCATGGCCTGGACCCTGTCTGTGGCCATGGCCTTCCCACCCGTCTTCGATGTGGGCACCTACAAATTTATCCGTGAGGAGGACCAGTGCATCTTTGAGCATCGCTACTTCAAGGCCAATGACACACTGGGCTTCATGCTCATGTTGGCTGTGCTCATGGCAGCCACACATGCTGTATATGGCAAGCTGCTCCTCTTCGAGTATCGTCACCGCAAGATGAAGCCAGTGCAGATGGTGCCAGCCATCAGCCAGAACTGGACATTCCATGGCCCTGGGGCTACCGGCCAGGCTGCTGCCAACTGGATCGCCGGCTTTGGCCGTGGGCCCATGCCACCAACTCTGCTGGGTATCCGGCAGAATGGGCATGCAGTCAGCCGGCGGCTGCTAGGCATGGACGAGGTCAAGGGTGAAAAGCAGCTGGGCCGTATGTTCTACGCAATCACATTGCTCTTCCTGCTCCTCTGGTCACCCTACATTGTGGCCTGCTACTGGCGAGTGTTTGTGAAAGCCTGTGCTGTGCCCCACCACTACCTGGCCACCGCTGTTTGGATGAGCTTCGCCCAGGCTGCTGTCAACCCAATCGTCTGCTTCCTGCTCAACAAGGACCTCAAGAAGTGCCTGAGGACTCACGCCCCCTGCTGGGGCACAGGAGGTGCCCTGGCTCCCAGAGAACCCTACTGTGTCATGTAAAGCAGGCTGGTAGGCAGACAGGCAGGGAGAAAGTCATGGCCACCATCATGGGGCCAACAGCAAGGGAGGGATGGGGCCACATATTAGGAGACTTCCCTTCTGAGCTCCAGTCCCAGCCCCTCAAACCACCCGTAATCTAGACACCTTTGCCAACACCTCCCCAGGGTTGGGGCCTGGGTTGTGGGGCTGGGAAACAGGCGTTTCTAGTTTCGTGAGGCCTGTCTCCACTGCCTCCTTCTCTACTTCTACaatgtctctctccctctttctctctatctctaaGAAGTGacaattcagaaaaagaaaacaaaactgaaaatgcGGGTTTTTCTAACAGCTGAGGAGACAGGCTTTCTTGCTTTAATGTCTCTCCTTCTGACATTGTCCAGAGGGGGGAAATTTGCCCTGTAAAATAGACTTCCAGAGCTCTTATTGTCCCCTCTGCTCCCAGGCACCCCCTCCAAGTCCTTTAGCAAGGCCTGGATGCTTTAAGGAGAAATTGATCCAGGGCTGCTGACAAAAAGGGACCAAAGGAGATACTAGGTCCCCAGGGAGCAGAGCTATTTGCCATGTTGTGTGCAATGTTTTAGGTCAACCCTGGTCCCAAGCCCAgtctcttctccctccccaccatGTCCAGACCTCCCAAGTGTTTCTTAAACATCTGGTTGAGAagccagagagggagggagaagggtcTGCAGGGATGGGCCCCAGGGTAGGTGAAGAGCAGGATGTGAGCTGAACTCTTGGAGATGAAGAGACCCAAGCTTGGCTGCATTCTCTCACGCTGCCTCCTGGATCCCTGACCCCAAACTCTTCTTTCTGAAGATGGAAATCCACTCCACCCCACTAGGGCTGATGTGGGTGCCAtacaggcaggagcagcccccaGAGAAGTGTAGGGAGAGAGCTGAACTCCCCAGAGTAACTGAATCCCAAAGTCTGGGATCACAGCTGAATTCATCTCCAGAATTGTCTCCTGGGTTCATGGTACTCGTCTGAAAATAAAAACTCTCTGTGGGCCTTGGTAACTCATAGAGGTACAAACTCCAAGGCACTGTGGACTTGTGTCCACTCCTCTCTGACCTCTTTTTGTCCCTCTCAAACCTCAGGGGCATCAAGCCCCGCCTTGGTAGCCCTTGGCCTTCTGGGCCTTCAGCCGTGAATTTCCCTCCTCCCAGTAGCCCtttccccccttcctccctccacccttaCCTACACCCAAAGGGAAGCAGGCTGGAGCCAGTTTCCCCAGGTGGGAGATACCAAGCCTTCCCTCTAGGGGCAGAGAGTATGCTGGGCTCACTTCAAGGTCGGTTCTTGTGGATGTGTGAGCCAACCTGGCACCCCTTTGCCTGGTTTAGCCCTGGCTGTCTGCTccacccccttctcatttcttagaGAGGGGGGAGATCTGTATTTATCCAccccccctttcccttccctatAGAAGCCCCTGTCCTAAGCTCCCTCCCTAACCCAAGACAGCTCCAGTTCTGGGGAAGCCTTGACCTAAAAGGAGTGGGGAGGGCACTCTAGGCCGGAGAGACATTAAGGAGCCTGGCTGTGGAATGGCCCTGGAAAGGCAGGCCAGAATGACtgagaggctgggggtggggagatgccTGTTCTCTCAGTGATAATGATGGGGGTGCCTttcccaggggatggggtgggggtccatgggggtgggggggtgactAGGGTACATTCAGGAGGgttttcctccatttcttttttctaactGCCTGGATTCACCATTGGATTTtgtaaatggaaaaactgaaatgaacAATGCTATATTGgatgttttctctttctgagtgtgtgtgcatgtgtgtgtgtgcatccagCTGTCCTGTCTGCATGACCGCATGTGGGGAGGTATGCTTGAGTGAgatggtgtgtgtctgtgtgacttTGTGTGGGGGGGGTATTCCTAAGGAAAACTTGCCTGATGCACACATGTGAGCAAATGCCTGTATGTGGAGACATACTGGTGcatacacacgcacatacacacatacacatacacacatatatatgcaactaggtgagagGAGACAAACTAGAGTGTGTCCCTGCAGTAGGAGGTAGAGTGGTTGGAGAGATGGAACTTGAAAACTGTCCGTGTGTATATGTAGCAAGAGGGTAGACTCCTGTCTCATAAGATCTTCCTCCCTTGGCCCGGGCTCTGAGCATGAGGGGCAGAATATTTGAGAATCCCATCTCTTCACAAAGTCTGGAGCCCCCAGATACCACTCCCAAACCCTGTCTCAGTCTCCTCCCCAAAACTCAAACAAGATGTTCCCAAAACCTGACCCTCATGGAGAATGAAGACTGGGAATTGGAGATCAAACTTGGAGGGAACTGAGGGGGTTAGGAGATGACCCCCATAAAGTAATGGCTTCTGGAGAGACTACTTAGTCTGGGATGCCCTGCCTAAGGGTTCACTGTATAATGCTGGGACTTTGACTTTGGTAAACTGACTAAATTCAGAAGGAGGAATGTCACAGGGAAAACACCCAAGTCTGGGAGTCTACCCAAGCCAGCCTGCTTCCTGGGCACTCGATCAATTCactatctatttatttacttattctctCAGGTGCACAGAATTGAGAGGACCATGCTCTCCTCAGTTCTTGGCACACTATATCATTGGTCCGTGTGAGGCccctttattctttattttgttttgtttttccccttcatcACTCATCCCTGACCCATCCCCCACACACATAGGCACCCACTCTTGTGTATTTAACATTTGTCCTTCCAATCCACCCTTCATGTGTTTATTTACATGTATGTGTATCTGTGAAAACTATACGGTATTGTtgtgtgttttaatttgcataaacAGTATTGTACTATAaatcttgttctgtttcttttttcactcaacattctgtTTTTGAGAGATCCAGCCATGTTGCCTTATGCAGATCTAATTCATTCTGGTGGTCCATATTATGcatatatttcacatttttcttatCCATTCCCCTGGTAATGAATCCCTAAGGTTACCTCCAATTCTCTGCTACAGCAAGGCTGCAATGGGCAGCCTCATACCCCTCTCTTTAGGGACACCtaatttagaagagaaaaaactgaagctcagagatggCAGTGATTTGGTTAGGGTTACAAGGCGAGGGGCCAAGTTGTGCTCTGAATCGCAGATCAAAGCCAGAGCTCCACCACTGTGCCTCCTCAAGAGAGCATCCATCTCTGGCCACACACGctctaaattataatttaaaacacTGCTAACATTGAGGGGATGGAGAGGAGAAGACATAATTTGTAGAAGACGACACAGAAAGTTCTAGAAAATCTAGCAGATGAGCTGAATCACAATCAGTTTAATGACGCACAGGAAGTTACATTCGTTTGTGATTATTTCTAGAGCCAtgttgcagaaatggaaaacaccACGTCAAAACCTGGCCTCAAACAAATGGACTTGGGTTTCTAAATTCCAAGCACGGTTAAGGCAACCTGAGAtccaaggtggtggtggtggtggtggggctgtATCAGAATACCAGAGTTTGCTCCGGGAGCCAAAGCAGATTAGAGAAGGGGCAGATTTAAGAAGTGCGTAgttgctgggggagggggaagaggaaaAACTATTGCGAGACCCTCCCAATTTTATTTCGCCACATCCTGTTCAGTGcctctttgcttttttttgtttatttgtttgttttggttttttgtttttggtctcCAGAACCACTGGTACTTTTCCCATTGGAAAAAACGCTGGAAGAGTGAGGCTGAGGGGCTTCTTCCCTTGGCTTTTCCGTGCAGCCAATCGCCCGGCAGTTTCCCTCTCGTCGCGGAGGGACTCAACCCGATGATTGGCGGGTCCAGGAGAAACCAATGGGAAAGTGGTGATGTGTAGTGTTGGCAAGCAGATTGCATGAGGGCTGGCTGGGGTGAAGGGAACGAGATCGCTGCTACGAAGGCCGACAGCCAATGGCGAGGCAGAGCAGGCCCCTTGCGTCAGGGAGAGGGCGGGACCTTGGCGATTGGCGCGGAGGGAGTAGAGTCGGCGCTGTGGAAGAGAACGCCAGAGTGAGGGGTTGAGGGGGGTGGTCGCGTAAGGCGTGGCGGTTCCACCTCAGGTGTGACTCGCAGCAGCGGATAGGTCGCGAGCGAAGGGGTGAGTGCGACTCCCCTGAGCTGTGCGAGTGCGGTCGCCATGGATCGCCCGGACGAGGGGCCTCCGACCAAAACCCGTCGCATGAGCAGCCCCGAACCTCCTCATCGCAACCCAccgccgccgcccccgccgcTGCTGCGGCTgcccctgcctccacccctgCAGCGCCCGAGGCTCCGGGAGGAAACCGAGGCGGCACAGGTGCTGGCTGACATGAGGGGGGTGGGATTAGGCCCCACTCTGCCCCCGCCGCCGCCCTATGTCATTCTGGAGGAGGGGGGAATCCGCGCTTACTTCACCCTGGGTGCTGGGGGGCCCGGCTGGGAACCTGCGATGGATTCAGGGTATGGGGGGGCGCCCCCTCCTATAGAGAGCCTAGAAACGCTCTCTACTTTCGAGGCTTCTGGAGGAAGCCTGGAAATTGACTTTCAGGGTATGGGGCCCAGTAGCCTTGCTGGGGAAAAGGCCCTAGAAACCTGTAGcgcagaggggctgggggcccaggGGTTAGCTGGTccaaagaggaaggaagaggctTTCATCGTAGTGGAAGAAAAGGATGAGGATGGAAAGGAAGgtgagaagaagaggaggaggaagaggaagcagaggaagaggaagaagccaAGCAAAGAGAGGAACGCCAAGAGGATAAAGTGCATCCTACAGGCACTGGAGAACGTTCAGCTGGACCTGGAGGCAGTGAACATCAAGGCAGGCAAGGCCTTTCTCCGTCTCAAGCGCAAGTTTATCCAGTTGCGAAGACCCTTCCTGGAGCGCAGAGACCTCATCATCCAGCATATCCCAGGCTTCTGGGTCAAAGCAGTATCCTTGTCATCAGTGCTCATGAGTCAGGAACCCATGATAggaaggaggaggtggggaagggacaGCCAGGGTgagaggggatggggaagggccAAAGATGGGGCTAAGCCCCCTATCAGAGGAATAATTACGTTTGATGGAGGAGGGATGGAAGGGGTGGGGAGCCAAACAGCAGAGAAGCTGGACTAGAGATAATGAAGAAGGGAGGGGGACACACAGCATAAAAACTAGACCACAGATGGAAAAGGGGGGAGGAGAAGTATAGAGTACaaaaaatggatcacagacaGTGAAAGGGGGGATGGGGTGGTTGTAGAGGGGCACACAGCTGAAAAAATTGTGCCAGAaatggggaaaggaggggagatgGGCACACAGAAGATAAACTGACTCAGAGACTatgaagagggaagggaagagcaCACAGCAGAACAAACCCAGAGAGGGTGAAGAGGGAAGTAAGGAACATATGGCAGAGAAACTGGCCCAGATAGGGTACCTAAGACACATGGCTCTGCAAGCCTATGTCTCTGCTTAGACACTAGGGAGACCCCAATCCTGGTTGGCATGCCCCCCTCCCATTAGGGGAAGGGGGGCTAGAGCCCCTGCAGGCACAAAAGAGAGACTACCTGGGTGTGGAAATCAAggagttaaatgaaaaaagaggGTGGGAGGAATCCCATTCACTATTGGTGGTTGCTGAGCTCATCTCTGGGGAAGGCACACATAGATACATGCAACATGTTAATAAAACATGGGTTTAACATTCTGACAGCATTACATGATCACAGGCCCTTAGCACCCAGACCTACAGCATCATCTGGACACAGGCTCCCAGCATCCAGACACAATATCGTGTTCATGGACCCTTAGCACCGAGACATATGACATCACATGATCACAAGCCTCCAGCACATAGACAGGCTCATAAGAACACAGTTCCCCAGCCTCCAGACACAGGACCATATGGACACAGGCCCTTAAAAACCAGATACTTCATCATCTAGATACAGGCCCTCAGCATCAAGACATATACAGTAGCATATGAAGAAAGGCCTTCATCACCCAGACACACAGCATCAGTTGGACACAGGCCCTCAGCACCCTGGCATAGACCATCATGTGACCACAGGCCCTCAGCAACCAGATTTATACCATCACTTGGACACGGGCCTTCAGCTTCCAGACACAGTGTCTTAAGAACATAAGCCCTCAGCATTTGTACACATGGCAGTTGTGTGAATTGTGGCCAAACCGTCTAACGTAGATGTTTAACATGGCACAAATGCAAGCTCTCAGGACATTGTATTAAGGGAATAAAAGTAAGCGTCATGTCATATGATCCACTTGCTCCATATATATTATGTGAACACAGGGAAAATTTTCCTGCTCCAGCCTCTCTCCTGCTCTGCCCTGCCctattttccctccctccttctctcactGAATAGTCAATCCTTGACCTAAACTGCTCCCCTCATCAGTTCCTCAACCACCCCAAAATTTCAATCTTGATCAACCAACGTGATGAAGACATTTTCCACTACTTGACCAATCTGCAGGTCAGGCCAAAGGCATTTGATAGTAGGATCGGGCAAGGAATCTGAtctttggggggtgggagtgggacaTGGTGTGGCAGGGACAGATTCCACCATTGCCCACACCCTGAGCAGGTGCAGGATCTCAGACATATCTCCATGGGCTACAAAATGAAGCTGTACTTCCAGACAAACCCCTACTTCACAAACATGGTAATTGTCAAGGAGTTTCAGCGCAACCGCTCAGGTAAGAGATGGTCTCAGGGCAAGTCtggtgtccccccccccccccttcctgATCTGTCCTTGTCCAGTTCCCTCTCCATAG is a genomic window of Choloepus didactylus isolate mChoDid1 chromosome X, mChoDid1.pri, whole genome shotgun sequence containing:
- the GPR173 gene encoding probable G-protein coupled receptor 173, translating into MANTTGEPEEVSGALSPPSASAYVKLVLLGLIMCVSLAGNAILSLLVLKERALHKAPYYFLLDLCLADGIRSAVCFPFVLASVRHGSSWTFSALSCKIVAFMAVLFCFHAAFMLFCISVTRYMAIAHHRFYAKRMTLWTCAAVICMAWTLSVAMAFPPVFDVGTYKFIREEDQCIFEHRYFKANDTLGFMLMLAVLMAATHAVYGKLLLFEYRHRKMKPVQMVPAISQNWTFHGPGATGQAAANWIAGFGRGPMPPTLLGIRQNGHAVSRRLLGMDEVKGEKQLGRMFYAITLLFLLLWSPYIVACYWRVFVKACAVPHHYLATAVWMSFAQAAVNPIVCFLLNKDLKKCLRTHAPCWGTGGALAPREPYCVM